GGCGAAGTCCGACAGCTGACCTGCCGCACAATGGAAAACGGCGCGCCCCTGCCGGAACGCGCCGTTTCAGTCTGTGGTCTGTGACGGGCCCGCTTAGGCGGCGTCAGCCTTTTTCTTGCCGATCAGTTTCGGTTCCTGCGATTCGGAAGCGCCGATCTCGATCTTGCGGGGCTTTTTCTCTTCCGGAAGTTCGCGGATAAGGTCGATCCGCAGCACGCCATGATCCAACTGAGCACCGGTCACGAGAATGTGATCGGCCAGCTGGAAGCGCCGGATAAAGCTTCGCTGCGCAATGCCGCGATGCAGGTAGTCCTTGCCGCTGGCATCTTCGGTATCGGATTTTTTGCCTGCGACCGTCAGCAGGCCTTCCTTCGTCTCGATTTCCAGGTCGGCCTCAGTAAACCCGGCAACGGCGACCTCAATGGCGAAGGCGTTTTCGTCGACTCGCTCAATATTATAAGGCGGATAGCCCTGCGAGCCGTCCAGGCGCGCGGCCTGATCGATCATGTTGGCCATGCGGTCAAAGCCAACCATCGTGCGGTAAATGGGGGTCAGATCTATATTCGACATGTGTTCAGTCCTCTGTCTCAAAGCAACTGGGAGCACCCTGATCGGGAGGCTCCGTCTTGGGTTCGAACTTCGCAAACACCCGGCCCGAACGATGGCACCGGCACGAAATCCGGCCACAGCCCGCATTGCGGCACCGTGACACGATACATGTGGGAGCCTACAAGAATCGTTCAAGAGGTCCCATCGACGGAGAAACACTGATGAAAACCGCCGTATCTGCTTCCCTCATTACCCTGGCCCTGCTCGCAGGCTGCTCGCCCGCCCCGGCAGACAGCCCGGAAGCTGTCGCCGAAATCGATACCGAAATGGCCGCCCCAGAGGCGCCCGCCACCGAAACCGCCCTGGAGGCCGCCATCGCCAGCGATGTGCGCTCGCCCGAGGAAAAGGCCCGCGACGTGTGGCGTCATCCGAAGGAAACGCTGGAATTCCTCGGCGTTGAACCGGACGATACGGTCGTTGAAATCTGGCCGGGTGGCGGTTGGTACACCAACATCCTCGCCCCGTGGCTTGCGTCCGGCGGCGGCCAGCTGGTCGAAGTCCTGTTCGATCCGACCGGCATCGAGGATGCCGAACGCGTCGCCCGGATCGAGACCAACAACGAGACCTTCAAGTCGAACTATACCGACCCGAAATTCGGCACGATCAGCTATTCCGGTTTTTCAGCCAATAGCGGCCCGCTGACAGACCCCGATACGGCAGACGTCGTGCTCACCTTCCGCAACATCCACAACTGGATGAACGGTGGCTACGAACAGAAATTCTTCAACGACGCCTACGCGGCATTGAAGCCCGGCGGCGTCCTTGGCGTCGTGGAACACCGCCTGCCCTCGACGGCAATTCAAGACCCGAAGGCACCCAGCGGGTATGTCCATGAGGACTACGTGAAAACGCTGGCCGCCAATGCTGGATTCGAATTTGCCGGATCGTCCGAGATCAACGCCAACCCGGCCGACACCGCCGACCACCCCTACGGCGTCTGGACCCTGCCGCCGGTCAGCAACCAGCCGGAAGAAGGCGAGGAAGCGCCGGAAGGCTGGGATCCGGAAGCCTACAAGGCCATCGGCGAAAGCGACCGCATGACGCTGAAATTCATCAAGCCGGCGGAATAGTCCGTCTTCAGAAAACCCCTGCCCCGCCGGCCAGCCCGGCGGGGCCTTTCTTTTTGAGCCTGCAATGACACTCAAGACCCTGTTCCCCACCCCGGTGAAGGAAGTCGCCCTGGGCACCGAAGCCATGCGCACCGAACTGGAAGCAGTCTGCTGGCTGCTGGAAGACGAGGATACCGCCGGCAATGACTGGTGCGACGAGCAGGGCTATGACGGCTACACGTCCTATGCCTCGCTCGACGACCTGCCGGAACGGTTCCCGGAATTCGCGGCCCTCAAGGAATTGCTGGATAGCCAGGCCGCCGAATTCGCGCGCGACCTGCACTGGGACATGGCCGGCTTCCATCTCGAACTCGATGCGCTCTGGGTGAACATTCTCGGTGAAGGCGGCAGTCATTCCGGCCATATCCATCCGGGCAGCGTGATTTCCGGCACCTATTATGTGACCGTGCCGGACGGCGCCGGAACACTGAAGATGGAAGACCCGCGCCTCACCTTCATGATGGGCGCCCCTCAGCCTGAAGACGACGCCCCGGAGTTGGCCCGCCGCTTCGTCTATCTCGAACCGAAGGAAGGCCATGCCCTGCTCTGGGAATCCTGGCTGCGCCATGAAGTCATGCCGAACCGGTCCGAAGACCCGCGTGTGTCGATCAGCTTCAACTATGCCCTGATCCGCGACTAGGAGGTTCCTGCGATGATCATCGTCACCGGCAGCGTCCGCACCCAACCCGAAAAAGAGGCAGAACTCATTGCCCTGTGCCGGGACCATTGCGCCCGCTCCCGTGCGGAGGATGGCTGCATCGCCCACAATGTTCACGCCGATTGTGACGATCCGGCCCTCTTGGTCTTCGTCGAATACTGGCGCGACATGAACGCGCTGAAGGCGCATTTCGCCCTGAAAGAGAGCCGGGAATTCGTCAAGGCGGCCCGCCGGCTGTCTGCCGGAGGCACGCGCATGCGGATATTCCAGGCGGAAGAAGTAAAGGCAGACGCCTAAGACATTAGTCGTCTGCGGCAACGCCGCCCTTGACGTTATGGCCTCAAAAGGCCATCGCCACGCGAACTCTCACTTCCTCCCTAAGCGAGCGCAGACAATGGACCTTTCAAAGATCAGCGCGGGCCAGAACCCGCCGGATGACCTTAATGTTTTGATCGAAGTGCCCCTCGGCGGCGACCCGATCAAATACGAGATCGACAAGGATTCCGGCGCCATGTTCGTCGACCGCTATCTCTACACCGAGATGCGCTACCCGTGTAATTACGGCTTCGTGCCTCACACGATGAGCCTCGACGGCGACCCGATCGACGTCATGGTTGTCGGCAACCGGCCGCTGGTGCCGGGTTCCGTCGTGCGGGCGCGCCCGGTCGGCGTTCTGATGATGACGGACGACAAGGGCCCCGACGAGAAAATCCTCGCTGTGCCGCACCCGAAGCTGACGGCGTACTACGACAAGATCGCGACCTATCACGACCTGCCGCAGACGCTTTGTGACAAGATCGCTCACTTCTTCACGCACTACAAAGACCTCGAAAAGGGCAAATGGACCCGGATCGAAGGCTGGTACGGCATCGAGAAGGCCCGCGAACTGATCTCGGCCGCTGTCGAACGCGGCTGATCAAGCCTGACGGGGGCCTGAATGGACCTTTCGGTCTGGATTGCCCTGGTTGCCCTGTTTGTTGCGGGCGGCCTGACCCCCGGCCCGGCTGTGATGCTGGTGATGAGCACGTCGCTGCGCTATCGCGCGCCGACAGCGCTCATCCCTGCCCTCGGCGTCGCTGCCGCTAATCTGATCTGGATTTCGCTGGCCGCCGGCGGCATCGCGGCGTTTGCTGCACAATTTCCC
This is a stretch of genomic DNA from Hyphomonas adhaerens MHS-3. It encodes these proteins:
- a CDS encoding class I SAM-dependent methyltransferase; this encodes MKTAVSASLITLALLAGCSPAPADSPEAVAEIDTEMAAPEAPATETALEAAIASDVRSPEEKARDVWRHPKETLEFLGVEPDDTVVEIWPGGGWYTNILAPWLASGGGQLVEVLFDPTGIEDAERVARIETNNETFKSNYTDPKFGTISYSGFSANSGPLTDPDTADVVLTFRNIHNWMNGGYEQKFFNDAYAALKPGGVLGVVEHRLPSTAIQDPKAPSGYVHEDYVKTLAANAGFEFAGSSEINANPADTADHPYGVWTLPPVSNQPEEGEEAPEGWDPEAYKAIGESDRMTLKFIKPAE
- a CDS encoding Hsp20 family protein, with the translated sequence MSNIDLTPIYRTMVGFDRMANMIDQAARLDGSQGYPPYNIERVDENAFAIEVAVAGFTEADLEIETKEGLLTVAGKKSDTEDASGKDYLHRGIAQRSFIRRFQLADHILVTGAQLDHGVLRIDLIRELPEEKKPRKIEIGASESQEPKLIGKKKADAA
- a CDS encoding TIGR02466 family protein, whose translation is MTLKTLFPTPVKEVALGTEAMRTELEAVCWLLEDEDTAGNDWCDEQGYDGYTSYASLDDLPERFPEFAALKELLDSQAAEFARDLHWDMAGFHLELDALWVNILGEGGSHSGHIHPGSVISGTYYVTVPDGAGTLKMEDPRLTFMMGAPQPEDDAPELARRFVYLEPKEGHALLWESWLRHEVMPNRSEDPRVSISFNYALIRD
- the ppa gene encoding inorganic diphosphatase → MDLSKISAGQNPPDDLNVLIEVPLGGDPIKYEIDKDSGAMFVDRYLYTEMRYPCNYGFVPHTMSLDGDPIDVMVVGNRPLVPGSVVRARPVGVLMMTDDKGPDEKILAVPHPKLTAYYDKIATYHDLPQTLCDKIAHFFTHYKDLEKGKWTRIEGWYGIEKARELISAAVERG
- a CDS encoding putative quinol monooxygenase → MIIVTGSVRTQPEKEAELIALCRDHCARSRAEDGCIAHNVHADCDDPALLVFVEYWRDMNALKAHFALKESREFVKAARRLSAGGTRMRIFQAEEVKADA